In one Mesorhizobium australicum genomic region, the following are encoded:
- a CDS encoding PopZ family protein — MEEILASIRRIIEDSDSGRSAEDNIIPPAANTSSPGAERGDIDAFREEFRGAGRPAEIVEPAAQAPRPAVPAQPAPAAVDRPVPAATRTERPLQTAHVEPVSSPATQPDWKQRLATPAGVEPAPVTQGAASEAARTSIISDVAGRQVAAAFGELSDAFAASRRRSFDEIAEEMIRPMLQEWLDNNLPTLVERLVREEIERVARGAAR, encoded by the coding sequence ATGGAAGAGATCCTCGCTTCGATCCGGCGCATCATCGAAGACAGCGATTCCGGACGTTCCGCCGAGGACAACATCATTCCGCCGGCTGCCAACACCTCGTCTCCCGGCGCGGAGCGCGGTGACATCGACGCGTTCCGGGAGGAATTCCGTGGCGCGGGCCGCCCGGCCGAGATCGTAGAGCCGGCGGCGCAGGCACCGCGCCCGGCCGTCCCGGCGCAGCCTGCACCTGCCGCCGTCGATCGTCCCGTTCCCGCTGCGACCCGGACCGAGCGTCCGCTGCAGACCGCGCATGTCGAACCGGTCTCCAGTCCAGCGACGCAGCCAGACTGGAAGCAGCGCCTTGCGACGCCCGCCGGCGTGGAGCCGGCACCCGTTACGCAGGGGGCTGCGTCGGAAGCGGCGCGGACGTCGATCATTTCGGACGTGGCCGGCCGTCAGGTCGCCGCCGCCTTCGGGGAACTGTCGGACGCCTTCGCGGCGAGCCGACGCCGTTCCTTCGACGAGATCGCGGAAGAGATGATCCGTCCAATGCTGCAGGAATGGCTGGACAACAACCTGCCGACGCTGGTTGAGCGCCTCGTGCGCGAGGAGATCGAGCGCGTGGCACGGGGCGCGGCGCGCTGA